From a region of the Microcebus murinus isolate Inina chromosome 23, M.murinus_Inina_mat1.0, whole genome shotgun sequence genome:
- the SHISA4 gene encoding protein shisa-4, whose protein sequence is MRPAGLREAAPLAGIALLLLGAPLALAGEDCLWYLDRNGSWHPGFSCEFFTFCCGTCYQRYCCRDLSLLITERQQKHCLAFSPKTIAGIASAVILFVAVVATTICCFLCSCCYLYRRRQQLQSPFEGQEIPMTGIPVQPVYPYPQDPKAGPAPPQPGFMYPPSGPAPQYPMYPAGPPIYNPAAPPPYMPPQPSYPGA, encoded by the exons ATGCGCCCCGCGGGGCTCCGCGAGGCCGCGCCGCTCGCCGGGATcgcgctgctgctgctgggggctCCCTTGG CGCTGGCCGGCGAGGACTGCCTGTGGTACCTGGACCGGAATGGCTCCTGGCATCCGGGCTTCAGCTGCGAGTTCTTCACCTTCTGCTGCGGGACCTGCTACCAGCGCTACTGCTGCAGGGACCTGAGCCTGCTCATCACCGAGAGGCAGCAGAAGCACTGCCTGGCCTTCAG TCCCAAGACCATTGCAGGCATCGCCTCGGCTGTGATCCTCTTTGTTGCTGTGGTTGCCACCACCATCTGCTGCTTCCTCTGCTCCTGCTGCTACCTGTACCGCCGGCGCCAGCAGCTCCAGAGTCCCTTTGAAG GCCAGGAGATTCCGATGACAGGCATCCCAGTACAGCCAGTGTACCCATACCCCCAGGACCCCAAAGCTGGCCCTGCACCACCACAGCCTGGCTTCATGTACCCGCCTAGTGGTCCTGCTCCGCAGTACCCAATGTACCCCGCTGGGCCCCCGATCTACAACCCTGCTG CTCCTCCCCCCTACATGCCGCCGCAGCCCTCCTACCCAGGAGCCTGA